Below is a window of Methanosarcinales archaeon DNA.
GTAGTCTGCTTAACATCATCTCCGGCCACCAGTTTTGTGAACGTGATACAATTGATCATAGTATCAGGATCCTTTCCAAGGTTTTGGACGTTCTCGACCCCTTTCAGGATGGATTGGATCTTCTTTTTTGGATCACCCTTATGTAGCTTGCCATAGATCTTCTCATCCAGGCTGTCCAAATGCACCGAAATAAACCCTCCTTCTGCTACTTCAACTGCTTTTTTAGCCAATTCAATATTCTCAAGGGGTATTCCGCTGGTCCAGATATTATTCTTTAAACCTTTGTCCATGGCATATGACATCAATTCATACCAGTCACTTCTGAGAAGAGGATCACCACCTAACCAGTCTATAGCCCTCACTTCCATCCTTGCTGACGAATCCAGGATATCTATGATGTTCTGGCTGGGTAGTTCTTTCATGGTAGTATCAACAGATGATGCGTAACAGTAACGGCAGCCTTGCTGACAGGTTAGGTTCGATTCTATCTGGACTGTGTAGACCTTATTTTCCTCAAAATATCTCATTTCCTCAGTATGGTCAGGATGGAAGCATCCGTATGTGATTATAGATTCGTTTTCCATTCATTTTCTCCTTTTATTCCCAATTATTCTCCAAGGATGTTGATGGCGATAAGTG
It encodes the following:
- a CDS encoding radical SAM protein, with protein sequence MENESIITYGCFHPDHTEEMRYFEENKVYTVQIESNLTCQQGCRYCYASSVDTTMKELPSQNIIDILDSSARMEVRAIDWLGGDPLLRSDWYELMSYAMDKGLKNNIWTSGIPLENIELAKKAVEVAEGGFISVHLDSLDEKIYGKLHKGDPKKKIQSILKGVENVQNLGKDPDTMINCITFTKLVAGDDVKQTTRYFFDNFGMRTCLTQMCKTGLAQEHTEWIPGIRDIREACEVRDEVNYATSQLSMSTMDANKFYCGGIICVTIDGDLTPCSVIRKGFGNIYNTSFEQAVEQYRDDLLLTHLRDPANLPGHCSICKNSSVCWGCRATAFYENGDILAEDPRCWMNPNNYRS